Proteins encoded together in one Triticum dicoccoides isolate Atlit2015 ecotype Zavitan chromosome 7B, WEW_v2.0, whole genome shotgun sequence window:
- the LOC119341996 gene encoding anthocyanidin 5,3-O-glucosyltransferase-like, whose protein sequence is MEKTIVLYPGLGVGHFNPMMQLAAALLDHGYAVSVALIGHDSLAAAVRRVASSMPSVRIHALPPVQDQPALALDGPSSLLLSYLRLLDRYNGRLHDLLCSARRAHAVIFDSLSVGALGVAEELGIPAYVFYTSCASTLLASIQLHSVLGDGESRRKGFREIGDSPVEFFGLPPVPASHLLAELLEDPESDAYKATMAAMYRIPEASGILVNTFESLEARAVAALRDPRCLPGRVLPPVYCVGPLIGSTADGEATSPRHECLAWLDGQPDRSVVFLCSGSMTSWGLQSEEQLREIAVGLDNSGHRFLWVVRAPGGDGVPDLSALLPDGFLERTDGRGLVIKLWAPQVDVLRHRATGAFVTHCGWNSALEGVTAGVPMLCWPMYAEQRMNKLFMVEEMRVAVEMVGWQQGLVKAGEVEGKVRMIMEAEEGRELRARAAAQKESAAVAWNDGGSGRAALAQFLAEVDSRQPLARDGEAIDGELWQPV, encoded by the coding sequence ATGGAGAAGACCATCGTCCTGTACCCCGGCCTCGGCGTGGGCCACTTCAACCCCATGATGCAGCTCGCCGCCGCGCTCCTGGACCACGGCTACGCCGTCTCCGTCGCGCTCATCGGCCACGACTCCctggccgccgccgtccgccgggtCGCCTCCTCCATGCCGTCCGTCCGGATCCACGCGCTCCCGCCCGTCCAGGACCAGCCCGCCTTGGCGCTCGACGGGCCGTCGTCGCTCCTCCTCTCGTACCTCCGCCTCCTGGACCGCTACAACGGCCGGCTCCACGACCTGCTCTGCTCCGCCCGCCGCGCCCATGCCGTGATCTTCGACTCGCTATCGGTCGGAGCGCTGGGCGTCGCCGAGGAGCTCGGTATCCCCGCCTACGTCTTCTATACCTCCTGCGCGTCCACCCTCCTCGCCTCCATACAGCTTCACTCCGTCCTCGGTGATGGCGAGAGCCGTCGGAAAGGCTTTAGGGAGATAGGAGATAGCCCCGTCGAGTTCTTCGGCCTCCCGCCCGTGCCGGCTTCGCACCTGCTCGCCGAGCTGCTCGAGGACCCGGAGAGCGACGCGTACAAGGCGACGATGGCCGCCATGTACCGGATCCCGGAGGCCAGCGGCATCCTGGTGAACACTTTCGAGTCGCTGGAGGCTCGGGCTGTGGCGGCTCTCAGGGACCCTCGGTGTCTCCCCGGACGGGTCTTGCCTCCGGTGTACTGCGTCGGGCCTCTCATCGGGAGCACGGCCGACGGCGAGGCAACTTCACCGAGGCACGAGTGCCTTGCGTGGCTCGACGGGCAACCCGACCGCAGCGTCGTGTTCCTCTGCTCCGGGAGCATGACGAGCTGGGGACTCCAGTCGGAGGAGCAGCTCAGGGAGATCGCCGTCGGCCTGGACAACTCCGGCCACCGGTTCCTCTGGGTCGTGCGAGCCCCCGGCGGCGACGGCGTCCCAGATCTCAGCGCGCTCCTGCCGGACGGGTTCTTGGAGCGCACGGACGGTCGCGGCCTCGTCATCAAGCTGTGGGCGCCGCAGGTCGACGTGCTCCGCCACAGGGCCACCGGCGCGTTCGTGACGCACTGCGGGTGGAACTCGGCGCTGGAGGGCGTCACGGCCGGCGTGCCGATGCTTTGTTGGCCGATGTATGCGGAACAGAGGATGAATAAGCTCTTCATGGTTGAGGAGATGAGGGTCGCCGTGGAGATGGTGGGGTGGCAGCAGGGGCTCGTCAAAGCCGGCGAGGTGGAGGGCAAGGTAAGGATGATCATGGAGGCTGAGGAGGGCAGGGAACTAAGGGCGCGAGCGGCGGCGCAAAAGGAAAGCGCCGCTGTGGCGTGGAACGACGGCGGCTCGGGGCGCGCGGCGCTTGCCCAGTTCCTGGCGGAAGTGGACAGCCGACAGCCGCTGGCTCGCGACGGGGAAGCTATCGATGGTGAGCTTTGGCAACCAGTGTGA
- the LOC119335882 gene encoding pathogenesis-related protein 1-like → MATQKLAMAMAISAAVLAGALSQNSPEDYVRLHNAARGAAGAQPVAWDDEVAREAGKRTERGCGLRRPDGAGYDDEPRHHRYGENLFRGPPEKAWNAGDALDAWTAPAAREYVQVVWPDSTKIGCARAVCGHGRGVFISCNYEPAGNELIRAEIVYTY, encoded by the coding sequence ATGGCAACACAGAAGCTAGCCATGGCTATGGCCATCTCCGCCGCGGTCCTGGCCGGTGCCCTCTCCCAGAACTCCCCGGAGGACTACGTCAGGCTCCACAACGCCGCTCGCGGGGCGGCTGGCGCCCAACCGGTGGCATGGGACGACGAGGTGGCGCGGGAAGCCGGGAAGCGCACTGAGCGCGGCTGTGGGCTCCGTAGGCCGGACGGCGCCGGCTACGACGACGAACCCCGCCATCATAGGTATGGCGAGAATCTGTTCCGTGGCCCGCCCGAGAAGGCGTGGAACGCGGGCGACGCGTTGGACGCGTGGACGGCACCGGCGGCGAGGGAGTACGTTCAGGTCGTGTGGCCGGACTCCACCAAGATCGGCTGTGCCCGTGCCGTCTGCGGCCACGGTCGCggcgtcttcataagttgcaactaCGAGCCCGCTGGTAATGAACTAATCCGTGCAGAAATTGTCTACACATACTAG
- the LOC119341212 gene encoding UDP-glucuronate 4-epimerase 1-like yields the protein MRVLAEEEEDMLPSTPGKVKIERAGAMTRQLHRCFASTGTMFLWALFLVAMTATYLSFHSFVDTSSRYFAASWGGLHWERQIRASASPRRPPGSAEGAGLSVLVTGAAGFVGTHCSLALRKRGDGVVGIDNFNKYYDPSLKKARRALLASHGVFVVEGDINDGRLLTKLFDVVPFTHVLHLAAQAGVRYAMENPASYVHSNIAGLVSLLEACKEADPQPAVVWASSSSVYGLNDAVPFSEAHRTDRPASLYAATKKAGEEITHTYNHIYGLSVTGLRFFTVYGPWGRPDMAYFSFTRNILQGKPITVYRGRDHVDLARDFTYIDDIVRGCLASLDTAGRSTGTGGRKRGPAPYRIFNLGNTAPVTVPTLVSILERYLRVNAKRNVVEMPGNGDVPFTHANISLAREQLGYKPTTSLEMGLKKFVRWYLSYYGYNRGTQAFNNL from the coding sequence ATGCGGGTGctagccgaggaggaggaggacatgcTGCCGTCGACGCCGGGCAAGGTGAAGATCGAGCGGGCGGGGGCCATGACCCGGCAGCTGCACCGGTGCTTCGCCTCCACGGGCACCATGTTCCTGTGGGCGCTCTTCCTCGTGGCCATGACGGCCACGTACCTCAGCTTCCACTCCTTCGTGGATACCTCGTCGCGCTACTTTGCCGCGTCCTGGGGCGGGCTGCACTGGGAGCGGCAGATCCGCGCGTCGGCGTCGCCCCGCCGGCCGCCCGGGTCGGCGGAGGGCGCGGGGCTGTCCGTGCTGGTGACCGGCGCCGCCGGGTTCGTGGGCACGCACTGCTCGCTGGCCCTCCGGAAGCGCGGCGACGGCGTGGTGGGCATCGACAACTTCAACAAGTACTACGACCCGTCGCTGAAGAAGGCCCGGCGCGCGCTGCTGGCGTCGCACGGCGTGTTCGTGGTGGAGGGCGACATCAACGACGGCCGCCTGCTCACCAAGCTCTTCGACGTGGTGCCCTTCACGCACGTCCTCCACCTGGCGGCACAGGCTGGGGTGCGGTACGCCATGGAGAACCCGGCGTCCTACGTGCACTCCAACATCGCGGGGCTGGTGTCCCTGCTGGAGGCGTGCAAGGAGGCGGACCCGCAGCCGGCCGTGGTGTGGGCGTCCTCCTCCTCCGTCTACGGGCTCAACGACGCCGTGCCCTTCTCGGAGGCGCACCGCACCGACCGGCCGGCGTCCCTCTACGCGGCGACCAAGAAGGCCGGCGAGGAGATCACCCACACCTACAACCACATCTACGGCCTGTCCGTGACCGGCCTGCGCTTCTTCACCGTGTACGGGCCCTGGGGGCGGCCGGACATGGCCTACTTCTCCTTCACCCGCAACATCCTCCAGGGGAAGCCGATCACCGTGTACCGGGGCAGGGACCACGTGGACCTCGCCCGGGACTTCACCTACATCGACGACATCGTGAGGGGGTGCCTGGCGTCGCTGGACACGGCGGGGCGGAGCACGGGGACGGGCGGGAGGAAGCGCGGGCCGGCGCCGTACAGGATCTTCAACCTGGGGAACACGGCGCCGGTGACGGTGCCGACGCTGGTGTCGATCCTGGAGAGGTACCTGCGGGTGAACGCCAAGAGGAACGTGGTGGAGATGCCCGGGAACGGGGACGTGCCCTTCACGCACGCCAACATCAGCTTGGCGCGGGAGCAGCTCGGGTACAAGCCCACCACCAGCCTCGAGATGGGGCTCAAGAAGTTCGTCCGGTGGTACCTCTCCTACTACGGGTACAACCGGGGAACGCAGGCCTTCAACAACTTGTGA